In Thermoleophilaceae bacterium, a single genomic region encodes these proteins:
- a CDS encoding M14 family zinc carboxypeptidase, translating into MIGRMACPLIAGGPWARHHPWMHVRARRLAPAVIIVAASAGAAVAAADDDDAGHVRSARQAADVVTTARLLGRSVQGRPIRAFVRGDPQAPIAALVVGCIHGNERAGVAIANRLRGWRPPAGMSLWIVPDINPDGAAANTRGNAHGVDLNRNFPFHWRPLGPPGTLQYAGPHPLSEPEDRIAHSLILRLRPRLTIWFHQPLSLTDRSGGDVRLERRYSRLSRLPLRQLPRYPGSITTWQDFRLKDGTAFVVELPAHVSRAATRRYSWAVTRLVIDVATKG; encoded by the coding sequence GTGATCGGACGGATGGCCTGCCCCTTGATAGCGGGCGGCCCGTGGGCGCGCCATCATCCGTGGATGCACGTGCGCGCGCGACGGCTCGCCCCGGCGGTCATCATCGTCGCCGCCTCGGCGGGCGCGGCGGTGGCGGCCGCCGACGACGACGATGCGGGCCACGTGCGGTCGGCGCGCCAGGCGGCTGACGTTGTGACCACCGCGCGGCTCCTGGGCCGCTCCGTGCAGGGCCGGCCCATCCGCGCCTTCGTCCGGGGCGATCCCCAGGCGCCGATCGCAGCGCTCGTGGTGGGCTGTATCCACGGCAACGAGCGGGCCGGCGTCGCCATCGCGAACCGGCTTCGTGGCTGGCGGCCGCCCGCGGGGATGTCCCTCTGGATCGTTCCCGACATAAATCCGGACGGCGCGGCGGCGAACACCCGCGGGAACGCCCACGGCGTGGATCTCAACCGCAACTTCCCCTTCCACTGGCGCCCGCTCGGGCCGCCCGGCACCCTGCAGTACGCGGGGCCGCATCCACTCTCAGAGCCGGAGGACCGCATCGCCCACTCGCTCATCCTGAGGCTCAGGCCTCGCCTCACCATCTGGTTTCACCAGCCGCTGTCCCTCACCGACCGCTCGGGCGGGGACGTTCGCCTCGAGCGCCGCTACTCCCGCCTGAGCCGCCTGCCGCTACGGCAACTCCCGCGCTACCCCGGCAGCATCACCACCTGGCAGGACTTCCGCCTGAAGGACGGCACCGCCTTCGTGGTCGAGCTGCCCGCGCACGTATCTCGCGCCGCGACCAGGCGTTACTCGTGGGCGGTCACGAGGCTCGTCATCGACGTCGCGACGAAGGGTTAG